In one Tachysurus vachellii isolate PV-2020 chromosome 24, HZAU_Pvac_v1, whole genome shotgun sequence genomic region, the following are encoded:
- the LOC132839199 gene encoding serine/threonine-protein kinase pim-2-like — MESMACYRLECNSHFVVQERVGKKRNLMDVPSERPEEQLVKRRRSESGEKDVETIKPETNVEASSTVTRRVGEENPLKRKCMDVSQGPESRPEGTGKRNRTETEENYKKMKDMFLKRYAVGRMLGRGGYASVCAGVRKSDGKKVALKIMSKIINDKYITVPGDTRRLPAEVAILELVRKPPRCPYVIELLDWIETPAGIVIVLERPDHCVDLFDFCSRVDVTENMAKIIMRQVIQAARHCRARGVFHRDIKEENILINPHTLEVKLIDFGCGDLHKDTPYTEYAGTPIYFPPEWITERKYEAEPATVWGLGVLLYSLLCGHRPFNSPHQTVHGLQCFPDHLSIRNKIHICTQSCHC, encoded by the exons ATGGAATCGATGGCTTGTTATCGTCTGGAATGTA ACTCACACTTTGTTGTGCAAGAACGTGTTGGCAAGAAGAGAAATCTGATGGATGTTCCTTCCGAAAGACCTGAGGAGCAGTTGGTTAAAAGGAGGAGATCAGAGTCAGGAGAGAAGGACGTGGAGACCATCAAGCCTGAGACCAATGTAGAGGCATCCTCCACTGTCACAAGGAGAGTCGGCGAGGAGAATCCTTTGAAGAGAAAGTGCATGGATGTTTCTCAAGGACCTGAGTCCAGGCCTGAAGGGACAGGAAAAAGgaacagaacagagacagaggagaACTATAAGAAGATGAaag ACATGTTTTTAAAGCGCTACGCAGTTGGACGTATGCTAGGACGTGGAGGCTACGCTTCCGTCTGCGCAGGGGTCCGGAAATCAGATGGGAAAAAG GTGGCACTGAAGATCATGTCCAAGATTATAAATGACAAGTACATCACAGTT CCCGGTGACACACGCAGACTCCCCGCTGAGGTGGCGATTTTGGAACTCGTGCGCAAGCCGCCACGCTGTCCGTATGTGATCGAACTGCTAGATTGGATCGAGACGCCCGCAGGCATCGTCATCGTCTTGGAGAGGCCAGACCACTGCGTCGATCTCTTCGACTTCTGTAGCCGTGTGGACGTGACCGAAAATATGGCTAAAATCATCATGCGGCAAGTCATTCAGGCTGCACGTCACTGCCGTGCCCGGGGTGTGTTCCACCGTGACATCAAGGAAGAAAATATTCTCATCAACCCTCACACCCTTGAAGTCAAGCTCATTGATTTTGGCTGCGGTGATCTACATAAAGACACTCCCTACACTGAATATGCAG GCACTCCGATTTACTTCCCTCCTGAATGGATTACCGAAAGAAAGTACGAGGCGGAACCCGCTACTGTCTGGGGTCTGGGTGTCCTCCTGTACAGCCTGCTGTGTGGACACAGGCCGTTTAACAGCCCACACCAGACTGTTCATGGCCTCCAATGTTTCCCAGATCATCTGTCCATAcgtaataaaatacacatttgtacacaaagctgccattgctaa
- the tspan34a gene encoding tetraspanin 34a, translating to MCCSGFLKIMMFVFNGVIFLAGAAILGVGIWVTVDSSSMLGVLAHIKDAPPELAQLANVGYLLIAVGSILALMGFLGCCGAITENKCMLLTFFIIVLLIFIAEVAGAIVVLVFKPLAKDILDNLNQKFVEAINKEYGNNEDFTSVLDSTMTQLECCGYNNYTDFNGSPFQNGTKLYPAACCSEETSEKCDLNTAQKQDVQGCFNALLNLIEDNASIIGGVALGIAALEIAAMVVSMVLYNNIGK from the exons ATGTGTTGCTCGGGGTTCCTGAAAATAATGATGTTCGTCTTTAACGGCGTCATCTTT TTGGCAGGTGCTGCAATCCTGGGTGTAGGGATCTGGGTGACCGTAGACAGCAGCTCCATGCTTGGTGTATTAGCTCACATTAAAGACGCACCACCTGAGTTGGCTCAGCTGGCTAATGTGGGTTACCTGCTGATCGCAGTGGGGTCCATACTTGCTCTTATGGGCTTCCTGGGCTGCTGTGGTGCCATAACTGAGAACAAGTGCATGCTTCTGACC ttcttcatCATCGTGCTTCTCATCTTCATTGCTGAGGTAGCTGGGGCTATTGTAGTTCTGGTGTTTAAGCCCTTG GCGAAGGATATTTTGGACAATCTGAATCAGAAGTTTGTAGAGGCCATAAACAAAGAGTACGGAAACAATGAAGACTTCACCAGTGTCCTGGACAGCACCATGACACAG CTAGAATGCTGTGGATACAACAACTACACCGACTTCAATGGATCTCCTTTTCAAAATGGCACCAAACTTTACCCAGCGGCTTGCTGCTCTGAAGAGACTTCAGAAAAGTGTGATTTAAATACTGCACAAAAACAG gacgTGCAGGGTTGTTTCAATGCCCTGCTCAACCTGATAGAGGATAACGCTTCTATAATAGGAGGTGTGGCCCTCGGCATTGCTGCTTTAGAG atTGCTGCGATGGTTGTGTCCATGGTCCTGTACAATAACATTGGGAAGTAA